The genomic stretch CGCACGGCGCAGGGCCGCGGCAAGCTCGCCCGACGACGTGAATATCGTGTCGCTGGCATCCACGCGTCCCGGCAGTCGCTGGGTGATTTCCTGCAGTATGAAGCTGTTGCCGTCCGGATCGGCGAAGGTGACATAGGATGAATAGCTGCGCCCTTCCGGATGCCGGCCGCTGATCGCCGGCTGCCCGGGCCCCGCACGGTGGAACACCTCGCTCGCCTCGACGCCGCGCGCCACGAGTTCGGCATGCGCCGCCACGATATCGGACACCACGAGATAAAGTCCCTTCGCCGAGCCCGGCGCGGCTGATGTCAGGCCCTTGCCGAAATGGATCGAGCACGGCGAACCCGGAGGCGTGAACTGCACGACCCGAAATGCATCGCCGACGACGAAATCCGCGTCGAGCCGCCAACCGAGGCCACTGTAAAAACGCTTGGACCGGTCGGCATCCGCAACGG from Mesorhizobium sp. 113-3-3 encodes the following:
- a CDS encoding VOC family protein, which translates into the protein MTNTPSSEAPRPGTIDMKLEAVIIAVADADRSKRFYSGLGWRLDADFVVGDAFRVVQFTPPGSPCSIHFGKGLTSAAPGSAKGLYLVVSDIVAAHAELVARGVEASEVFHRAGPGQPAISGRHPEGRSYSSYVTFADPDGNSFILQEITQRLPGRVDASDTIFTSSGELAAALRRAAAAHGEHEKRTGGQYDVNWPDWYAEYMVAEQAGTQLPT